A region from the Methanofollis liminatans DSM 4140 genome encodes:
- the serS gene encoding serine--tRNA ligase, translating to MLELKFIRANPEIVRADLLKRGYTEKVAWVDDLLEKDQKSREITIEVDRLRNRRNVIGREINETRKAGGDIAGLLKEAAAIPGEIKEAEAELQAITERVHYYLMRLPNILHESVPVGKDDTENVEVKRWGEPKVPPFELRNHGELAAEQGWADFERAAKVSGSGFYYLKGRLVLLDMALQRFALDLLVGRGYTPLSPPYMMNRAAYEGVTDLADFEDVMYKIDGEDAYLIATSEHPMAAMYKDEIFEEKDLPLKFAGISPCFRKEIGSHGIDTKGLFRVHQFNKIEQFIFCRPEESWAFHEELLANAEAIFQGLGLPYHVVNICTGDIGTVAAKKYDIEVWMPRENMYREAVSCSNCTSYQAVRLNIKVRDPAEFKEKQYVHTLNSTAIATSRAIRAILENNQQEDGSVVIPEALRPYMYGAETL from the coding sequence ATGCTTGAATTGAAGTTCATTCGCGCAAACCCCGAGATCGTCCGGGCAGACCTTCTCAAGAGGGGATATACGGAAAAAGTCGCCTGGGTTGACGACCTGCTGGAGAAGGACCAGAAAAGCCGGGAGATCACGATTGAGGTCGACCGGCTGAGAAACCGGCGCAATGTTATCGGCCGCGAGATCAACGAGACCAGAAAGGCGGGCGGAGATATCGCCGGGCTTCTAAAGGAGGCCGCCGCAATTCCGGGCGAGATCAAGGAGGCCGAGGCCGAACTCCAGGCGATCACCGAGCGGGTGCACTACTATCTGATGCGCCTCCCCAATATCCTCCACGAGAGCGTGCCGGTGGGTAAAGACGACACCGAGAATGTCGAGGTGAAGCGGTGGGGCGAGCCGAAGGTTCCACCCTTCGAACTCAGGAACCACGGCGAACTCGCCGCCGAGCAGGGCTGGGCCGACTTCGAGCGCGCCGCCAAGGTCTCGGGCTCGGGGTTCTACTACCTGAAGGGCCGGCTTGTGCTCCTCGACATGGCGCTTCAGCGCTTTGCCCTGGACCTGCTGGTAGGGCGCGGCTACACCCCGCTCTCGCCGCCGTACATGATGAACAGGGCGGCGTACGAGGGCGTCACCGACCTCGCCGATTTCGAGGACGTGATGTACAAGATCGACGGCGAGGACGCCTACCTGATCGCCACGAGCGAGCACCCGATGGCCGCCATGTACAAGGACGAGATCTTCGAGGAGAAGGACCTCCCCTTGAAGTTCGCCGGGATCAGCCCGTGCTTCAGGAAGGAGATCGGGTCCCACGGCATCGACACGAAGGGGCTCTTCCGCGTCCACCAGTTCAACAAGATCGAGCAGTTCATCTTCTGCCGGCCCGAGGAGTCCTGGGCCTTCCACGAGGAACTGCTGGCGAACGCCGAGGCGATCTTCCAGGGCCTCGGCCTGCCCTATCATGTGGTGAACATCTGCACCGGCGATATCGGGACGGTGGCGGCGAAGAAGTACGATATCGAGGTCTGGATGCCGCGCGAGAATATGTACCGCGAGGCGGTTTCGTGCTCGAACTGCACCTCGTACCAGGCGGTCAGGCTGAACATCAAGGTGCGCGATCCCGCCGAGTTCAAGGAGAAGCAGTACGTGCACACCCTCAACAGCACCGCCATCGCCACGTCCCGGGCGATCCGGGCGATCCTGGAGAACAACCAGCAGGAGGACGGCTCGGTCGTCATCCCCGAGGCGCTCAGGCCGTATATGTACGGGGCCGAGACGCTGTAA
- a CDS encoding mechanosensitive ion channel family protein, translated as MAAGDFLQFFILCAVTFAAWAIAYFYPDETLSRIAFTLLVVTILYFVLRIALERGVLRTIKDAKMRYSFRKAVSVFYIVAVAAVAVRIWIDDPQSLLVAYGIIAAGIAISLQDFFKNFVGSIVIFLGAAYTVGDRIAIGKTAGDVIDIGLMSTTLMEILEWVGGDQPTGRMAIVPNGRILTEAVINYTRDYNFIWDEITVPITYKSDVSAAIDLFLGIAREETRESAVLAEREIAAAGGKYYLLQRGFEPTVFTTLTDNWVSLTLRYVTAVRERRAVRDRISRRILTGIAASDAMEVGSSTMTLSGSLSVENDRR; from the coding sequence ATGGCGGCAGGCGACTTCCTCCAGTTTTTCATCCTCTGTGCTGTGACTTTTGCGGCGTGGGCGATAGCCTACTTCTACCCGGACGAGACGCTCTCGCGCATCGCCTTCACGCTCCTGGTCGTCACGATCCTCTACTTTGTCCTCAGGATTGCGCTCGAACGCGGGGTTTTGAGGACGATAAAAGACGCAAAAATGCGGTATTCGTTCAGGAAGGCGGTATCGGTCTTTTATATCGTCGCCGTCGCCGCCGTCGCCGTGCGCATCTGGATCGACGACCCGCAGAGTCTCCTCGTCGCCTACGGCATCATCGCCGCCGGGATCGCCATCTCCCTCCAGGATTTCTTCAAGAACTTCGTCGGAAGCATCGTCATCTTCCTCGGCGCCGCATATACGGTCGGCGATAGGATCGCCATCGGCAAGACCGCCGGCGACGTGATCGACATCGGCCTCATGAGCACCACCCTGATGGAGATCCTGGAGTGGGTCGGCGGCGACCAGCCGACCGGGCGGATGGCGATCGTTCCGAACGGGCGTATCCTCACCGAAGCGGTGATCAATTACACCCGGGACTATAACTTCATCTGGGACGAGATCACCGTCCCGATCACCTATAAAAGCGACGTTTCAGCGGCGATCGACCTCTTCCTCGGCATTGCCCGGGAGGAGACCCGGGAGAGCGCGGTGCTCGCCGAGCGAGAGATCGCCGCCGCCGGAGGGAAGTACTATCTGCTCCAGCGGGGGTTCGAACCCACCGTATTTACCACCCTCACCGACAACTGGGTGAGCCTCACTCTCCGCTACGTCACCGCCGTCAGGGAGCGCCGGGCCGTCAGGGACCGGATCAGCCGGCGGATCCTGACCGGGATCGCTGCATCGGACGCCATGGAGGTGGGATCCTCCACGATGACCCTCTCAGGGAGTCTCTCGGTGGAGAACGACCGGCGGTGA
- the mobA gene encoding molybdenum cofactor guanylyltransferase, which produces MRSGIVLVGGEARRAGGMEKYFFEICGRTFIDRLLETLRGAVDEIIIVARDEEQCRRFDPYPYVRCIPDMRRGIGPIGGLHAGCLAAQGEAVFVVACDMPCINGQVIETLFEGLGDRDAVIPCWDGDMYEPLHAVYRRAALIEYLQEHESLSLRAMIRNLDARFVSVETFRTFDPDLLTFTNINHVGDLERVREVLEGSCGEKKDEKSL; this is translated from the coding sequence ATGCGCTCGGGTATCGTGCTGGTGGGAGGGGAGGCGCGCCGTGCAGGCGGGATGGAGAAGTACTTCTTCGAGATCTGCGGCCGCACCTTCATCGACCGCCTCCTCGAGACGCTGCGCGGTGCCGTCGACGAGATCATCATCGTCGCCAGAGACGAGGAGCAGTGCCGCCGGTTCGACCCCTACCCGTATGTCCGCTGCATCCCTGACATGCGGCGGGGGATCGGGCCGATCGGCGGCCTCCACGCCGGGTGTCTCGCCGCACAGGGCGAGGCCGTCTTCGTCGTCGCCTGCGATATGCCCTGCATCAACGGACAGGTGATCGAGACGCTCTTCGAGGGGCTGGGCGACCGCGACGCCGTCATCCCGTGCTGGGACGGGGATATGTACGAGCCCCTCCACGCCGTCTACCGCCGCGCCGCCCTGATCGAATACCTGCAGGAGCACGAGTCCCTCTCCCTGCGGGCGATGATCAGGAACCTCGATGCCCGTTTCGTCTCAGTCGAGACCTTCAGGACCTTCGACCCGGATCTTCTCACCTTCACGAACATCAACCATGTCGGCGACCTGGAGCGGGTCAGGGAGGTGCTGGAGGGGAGTTGCGGGGAAAAAAAGGACGAAAAATCGCTTTGA
- a CDS encoding methylated-DNA--[protein]-cysteine S-methyltransferase, whose amino-acid sequence MGVTGGSCPFGLWHVHMVWSGDLVMQVRFLREPAEGPAHPAFLRYLAGNPDALAGLSSVATEGDSVYARIYRAVRAIPYGRTATYGEIAAAAGTVPRVVGNAMRTNPTPLVVPCHRVVAKGGIGGFTPSIEMKRALLSMESRKG is encoded by the coding sequence ATGGGCGTAACCGGGGGAAGCTGCCCGTTCGGGCTCTGGCACGTCCACATGGTCTGGAGCGGCGACCTCGTCATGCAGGTGCGCTTCCTGCGCGAACCGGCGGAGGGGCCGGCCCACCCTGCCTTCCTCCGCTATCTCGCCGGGAACCCGGACGCCCTTGCCGGTCTTTCGAGTGTTGCGACCGAGGGCGATTCCGTGTATGCACGCATCTACCGGGCCGTCCGGGCGATCCCGTACGGGCGGACGGCGACCTATGGCGAGATCGCCGCCGCCGCAGGGACCGTGCCGCGGGTGGTGGGCAATGCGATGCGCACGAATCCAACGCCTCTCGTCGTCCCCTGCCACCGGGTGGTGGCAAAGGGCGGGATCGGCGGGTTCACCCCGTCGATTGAGATGAAACGAGCCCTGCTCTCGATGGAGTCCCGGAAGGGATGA
- a CDS encoding RecQ family ATP-dependent DNA helicase, with protein MPSIDDLLKKYWGYTSFRPHQREIIASVLEGRDTVAILATGSGKSLCYQVPALCLGGLTLVVSPLLSLMKDQVDDLNLRGISAAACTGALTHREREEIERQLEDNALRLLFLSPEKCMQPGLLTYLVQFPVRLIAIDEAHCISAWGHTFRPEYRQLSGLKRYFPDVPIVALTATAIPEVRADIAQHLGLSDPGEFVGTFDRPNLRYAVVPKEKPMALLLACINRHRKESGIVYCSSKKTAEDLARDLRKYGYSAAAYHAGLPTAVRERVQDDFLSGRVQTVCATVAFGMGIDKPDVRYVVHYDLPKNLESYYQETGRAGRDGLDSECLLLYSPGEYGAVRSMIERDTPDSRQARIAVRKLDEMIGYCETTVCRRKYLLNYFGEAHAPETCGMCDTCEGQGETIDGTAYARAILGCVEQVQKNAGIDLVADVLQGSKNARARERHLDLLPAYGTGADQSRKQYRLWVLDLIRQGYLEQRGSRITLNERSARVLKGEVRVLLPAPSKK; from the coding sequence ATGCCCTCCATCGACGACCTCCTGAAAAAATACTGGGGCTACACCTCTTTTCGCCCGCACCAGCGGGAGATCATCGCATCGGTTCTCGAAGGCCGGGACACGGTGGCGATCCTGGCGACCGGGAGCGGAAAATCCCTCTGCTACCAGGTGCCGGCACTCTGCCTCGGCGGCCTCACCCTGGTCGTCTCCCCCCTCCTCTCCCTGATGAAAGACCAGGTCGACGACCTGAACCTGCGGGGGATATCGGCCGCCGCCTGCACCGGCGCCCTTACGCACCGGGAGAGGGAGGAGATAGAGAGGCAGCTCGAGGACAACGCCCTCAGGCTCCTCTTTCTCTCGCCGGAAAAGTGCATGCAGCCCGGCCTCCTCACATACCTCGTCCAGTTCCCGGTCCGCCTCATCGCCATTGACGAGGCGCACTGCATATCGGCATGGGGCCACACCTTCAGGCCCGAATACCGCCAGCTCTCCGGGCTGAAGAGGTACTTCCCGGACGTCCCGATCGTGGCCCTGACGGCCACCGCCATCCCCGAGGTCAGGGCCGATATCGCCCAGCACCTCGGGCTCTCCGATCCCGGCGAGTTCGTCGGCACCTTCGACCGCCCAAACCTCAGGTACGCCGTCGTCCCGAAGGAAAAACCCATGGCCCTGCTCCTCGCCTGCATCAACCGGCACCGGAAAGAGTCAGGGATCGTCTACTGCTCCAGCAAGAAAACGGCCGAAGACCTCGCCCGCGACCTCAGGAAATACGGCTACAGCGCCGCCGCCTACCATGCCGGCCTCCCGACGGCGGTCAGGGAGAGGGTCCAGGACGACTTTCTCTCAGGCCGCGTCCAGACAGTCTGCGCCACCGTCGCCTTCGGCATGGGCATCGACAAACCTGATGTCCGCTATGTCGTCCACTACGACCTCCCGAAGAACCTCGAGTCCTATTACCAGGAGACCGGCCGCGCCGGGCGGGACGGCCTGGACAGCGAGTGCCTCCTCCTCTACAGCCCCGGCGAGTACGGGGCGGTGCGGTCCATGATCGAACGCGACACCCCTGACAGCCGTCAGGCCCGCATCGCGGTCCGCAAACTGGATGAGATGATCGGCTACTGCGAGACGACCGTGTGCAGGCGCAAGTACCTGCTCAACTACTTCGGGGAGGCGCACGCCCCTGAGACCTGCGGCATGTGCGACACCTGCGAAGGGCAGGGGGAGACGATCGACGGCACCGCATACGCACGGGCGATCCTTGGATGCGTGGAGCAGGTGCAGAAGAACGCCGGAATTGACCTCGTCGCCGACGTCCTGCAGGGATCGAAAAATGCACGCGCGAGGGAGAGGCATCTTGATCTCCTTCCTGCCTATGGGACGGGCGCGGACCAGAGCAGAAAACAGTACAGGCTCTGGGTTCTGGACCTGATCAGGCAGGGCTACCTGGAACAGCGCGGCAGCAGGATAACCCTGAACGAGAGGAGCGCCCGGGTGTTGAAGGGAGAGGTGCGGGTGCTGCTCCCGGCGCCCTCAAAAAAATAA
- a CDS encoding ATP-dependent DNA helicase has translation MDRLEAWFPYPGFRPNQREMLEFAAETAREGGIAMIDAPTGSGKSSVVSALLAESNGRKVIVAVRTISQLSTFIRELALVRKVQPALTFSYLVGKGSMCPLGGEGDPYRRCEGVKAFSSSLMRERAQKGSLVPTEDRVINEQIRKMDREHPLLCPYFIKSRVFVRGDEESGLRMAPSQTLRTRADRVKKEAIAPEDLAGFCNGLCPYETMMQAARGADVLVCNFHHLFNDEIRDQLYASLDVEPKDVLLLIDEAHNCGDVVTGIQSVVLEDRTLEAAMTELSHLSRSMKDVNAVRQVLPNVAAFMEALQRSQKGEDWFDPEQFHRMAVRGTLYKGLEEIVGDLSKIAERVSEKNKSAGIYKESAVESLTEFMYRVYRAGSDMTFLPLYRSAEGHVELEVRNIDPGEKMQAIGKAHAACVLISGTLSPLSAYQKYYFGDLPVRTISLPNSFPRENRLVVCAKDVTTAYRMRQNKKNTDAIVGYIKTFARVRGNLAVYFPSYQILNTYAQACGSRINGKTVYTEPREASEATAALQEFISLPERGKAGIIFAVCGGKWSEGLDYRGEMLRGAMVVGLPLAPYNSVRKMTIEYYVHKFGRDGEFISYTLPAINRALQALGRVLRTPEDTGVLVLAEERFLEPGVRVGLPPWMQDEAEICDLDRFSRLVMKWA, from the coding sequence ATGGACCGTCTTGAAGCGTGGTTCCCATACCCGGGCTTCCGCCCGAACCAGCGGGAGATGCTGGAATTCGCCGCAGAGACGGCGCGCGAAGGCGGGATCGCCATGATCGACGCCCCGACCGGCAGCGGGAAGTCGAGCGTGGTCTCGGCGCTGCTGGCAGAGAGCAACGGCAGAAAGGTGATCGTCGCCGTGCGGACGATCTCGCAGCTCTCGACCTTTATCAGGGAACTGGCGCTCGTGAGAAAGGTGCAGCCCGCCCTGACCTTCTCGTACCTCGTCGGGAAAGGCTCGATGTGCCCGCTCGGCGGCGAGGGGGACCCGTACCGGCGCTGTGAGGGCGTGAAGGCCTTCTCATCGTCGCTGATGCGGGAGCGGGCCCAGAAGGGTTCGCTCGTCCCGACCGAGGACCGGGTGATCAACGAGCAGATCAGGAAGATGGATAGGGAGCATCCCCTGCTCTGTCCCTATTTCATTAAGAGCCGGGTGTTTGTCCGGGGCGACGAGGAGAGCGGTCTTCGGATGGCACCCTCGCAGACCCTCCGCACCAGGGCCGACCGGGTGAAGAAGGAGGCGATCGCACCCGAGGATCTGGCCGGGTTCTGCAACGGGCTCTGCCCGTACGAGACGATGATGCAGGCGGCACGGGGGGCCGACGTCCTGGTCTGCAACTTCCACCACCTCTTCAACGACGAGATCCGCGACCAGCTCTATGCCTCTCTCGACGTGGAGCCCAAAGACGTCCTCCTCCTCATCGATGAGGCGCACAACTGCGGCGACGTCGTGACCGGCATCCAGAGCGTCGTCCTCGAAGATCGTACCCTTGAGGCGGCGATGACCGAGCTCTCCCACCTCTCCAGGTCGATGAAGGACGTGAACGCCGTGCGGCAGGTGCTCCCGAACGTGGCCGCCTTCATGGAGGCCCTGCAGCGCTCCCAGAAAGGCGAAGACTGGTTCGACCCGGAGCAGTTCCACCGGATGGCGGTGCGGGGAACGCTCTACAAGGGGCTCGAAGAGATCGTGGGCGACCTCTCGAAGATCGCCGAGCGGGTCTCCGAGAAGAACAAGAGCGCCGGGATCTACAAGGAGAGCGCCGTCGAGAGCCTCACCGAGTTCATGTACCGCGTCTACCGCGCCGGTAGCGACATGACCTTCCTGCCCCTGTACCGTTCAGCCGAAGGACATGTGGAACTCGAGGTGCGCAACATCGATCCCGGCGAGAAAATGCAGGCGATAGGAAAAGCACACGCCGCATGCGTTCTGATCTCCGGGACGCTCTCGCCTCTCTCCGCCTACCAGAAATACTACTTCGGTGACCTTCCGGTCAGGACGATCTCCCTCCCGAACAGTTTCCCGCGGGAAAATCGTCTGGTCGTCTGCGCAAAAGACGTCACGACCGCCTACCGGATGCGCCAGAATAAGAAGAACACCGACGCGATCGTCGGCTATATCAAAACCTTCGCGCGGGTGAGGGGGAACCTTGCCGTCTACTTCCCGTCGTACCAGATCCTCAACACCTACGCACAGGCCTGCGGGAGCCGTATCAACGGAAAGACGGTCTATACCGAGCCCAGAGAGGCGTCAGAGGCGACCGCCGCCCTGCAGGAGTTCATCTCCCTTCCTGAACGGGGCAAAGCCGGGATCATCTTTGCGGTCTGCGGCGGGAAATGGAGCGAGGGGCTCGACTACCGCGGCGAGATGCTGCGGGGGGCGATGGTCGTCGGCCTCCCGCTCGCCCCGTACAACTCGGTCAGGAAGATGACGATCGAGTACTACGTCCACAAGTTCGGGCGCGACGGCGAGTTCATCTCGTACACCCTCCCGGCAATCAACCGCGCCCTCCAGGCCCTCGGGCGGGTGCTGCGGACGCCCGAGGATACCGGGGTGCTCGTCCTCGCCGAGGAGCGGTTCCTCGAACCGGGGGTGCGGGTCGGCCTTCCGCCCTGGATGCAGGACGAAGCCGAGATCTGCGACCTCGACCGGTTTTCCAGGCTGGTGATGAAATGGGCGTAA
- a CDS encoding ketopantoate reductase family protein has translation MKVLILGAGAVGLCLAARLSPHCEVHAVCRKRHADAIAQRGFVMTGLWGEGTYRFPASEDVPEGEHFDYIFITAKSLATRSICEQFAGVIQGTDTVSLQNGLGNEEIIAEYTDRVIGGTIITGFEWKGDAGVHVSVVGGPMKLGRFPDGADPAVDALVDLVRRSGIPVEASSHIRGDLWAKTLYNSALNPLGALMNVPYGKLLDPTVWGVIENVIREAYAVMAAESVHVPWPTADDYLAFLRDVQIPSTAGHHASMLQDILHGNATEIDFMNGAIAARAEKHGLSAPYNDCITRLVHFRETLREP, from the coding sequence ATGAAGGTGCTGATACTCGGTGCAGGGGCGGTCGGCCTCTGCCTTGCCGCCCGCCTGTCCCCCCATTGCGAGGTCCATGCTGTCTGCAGAAAGCGTCATGCCGATGCGATCGCACAGCGGGGCTTTGTGATGACCGGGCTCTGGGGCGAGGGGACGTATCGGTTCCCGGCGTCCGAAGATGTGCCCGAGGGCGAACACTTCGACTATATCTTCATCACCGCAAAGTCTCTCGCCACCCGGTCGATCTGCGAGCAGTTCGCCGGCGTGATCCAGGGGACCGATACAGTCAGCCTCCAGAACGGCCTGGGCAACGAGGAGATCATCGCCGAATATACCGACCGCGTCATCGGGGGCACGATCATCACCGGGTTTGAGTGGAAGGGCGACGCCGGCGTCCACGTCTCGGTGGTCGGCGGGCCGATGAAACTCGGCCGGTTCCCGGACGGCGCCGATCCGGCGGTGGACGCCCTCGTCGACCTCGTGAGGCGATCTGGCATACCGGTGGAGGCGAGCAGCCATATCAGGGGCGATCTCTGGGCGAAGACCCTGTATAACTCGGCCTTAAACCCGCTGGGCGCCCTGATGAACGTCCCGTACGGCAAACTCCTCGACCCGACGGTCTGGGGCGTCATTGAGAACGTCATCCGCGAGGCGTATGCGGTGATGGCCGCGGAGAGTGTGCATGTCCCCTGGCCGACGGCCGATGACTATCTCGCCTTTCTCCGCGACGTCCAGATCCCGAGCACGGCCGGGCACCACGCCTCCATGCTCCAGGACATCCTGCACGGGAACGCCACCGAGATCGATTTCATGAACGGGGCGATCGCCGCCCGTGCGGAGAAACACGGCCTATCGGCACCGTACAACGACTGCATCACCCGCCTGGTGCATTTCCGCGAGACGCTCCGGGAGCCGTAG
- the purB gene encoding adenylosuccinate lyase produces the protein MAIHPIDYRYGTPEMKAVWGEENRFRCIVAAEVALAQAEAACGVIPADAAETIARCARMATLARANEIEAEINHDMMAVVKAVTEVCGDAGRWIHFGATSNDILDTATGLQMKAAMDLIEAKLRALLAVLLRRAGETTHLVCVGRTHGQHGVPTTYGLRFAIWASEVGRHIERLGQMRPRVAVGQLTGAVGTQAALGAKGLEVQPAMMANLGLSPVDVSNQIIARDRYAEYIMFLANVATTLDKIGVEIRSLQRTEIAEVEEAFGKKQVGSSTMPHKRNPIKSEQVCGLARIVRAMVEPALQNNTLWDERDLTNSSCERVVFPEASVLADHILALMVKVLEGLTIREENVRKNLDLLHGVNLAESVMIELTKRGMGRQEAHEAVRVASMTALAERRPIAGVLGEDPAVAAVLDGAEIAALLDPENYIGTAVEQVERVIAKLAPLAA, from the coding sequence ATGGCGATCCACCCGATAGACTACCGGTACGGCACCCCTGAGATGAAGGCCGTCTGGGGAGAGGAGAACCGGTTCAGGTGCATTGTGGCGGCGGAGGTCGCCCTTGCGCAGGCCGAGGCGGCATGCGGCGTGATCCCGGCCGATGCCGCTGAAACGATCGCGCGGTGCGCCAGGATGGCCACCCTTGCGCGGGCGAACGAGATCGAGGCCGAGATCAACCACGATATGATGGCGGTCGTGAAGGCGGTCACCGAGGTCTGCGGCGACGCGGGGCGCTGGATCCATTTCGGCGCCACCTCGAACGATATCCTGGACACGGCGACCGGTCTGCAGATGAAGGCGGCGATGGACCTTATCGAGGCGAAACTCCGGGCTCTCCTCGCCGTCCTCCTCCGCCGGGCCGGGGAAACAACACACCTCGTCTGCGTGGGGCGCACCCACGGGCAGCACGGCGTACCCACGACCTACGGGCTGCGGTTTGCGATCTGGGCGAGTGAGGTCGGCAGGCACATCGAGCGCCTCGGCCAGATGCGGCCGCGGGTGGCGGTCGGGCAGCTCACCGGGGCCGTCGGGACGCAGGCCGCCCTGGGGGCGAAGGGGCTTGAGGTCCAGCCCGCGATGATGGCGAACCTCGGCCTCTCCCCGGTCGATGTCTCGAACCAGATCATCGCCCGCGACCGCTATGCCGAGTATATCATGTTCCTCGCGAACGTGGCGACGACCCTCGACAAGATAGGGGTCGAGATCAGGTCCCTCCAGCGGACCGAGATCGCCGAGGTCGAGGAGGCCTTCGGGAAGAAGCAGGTCGGGTCGTCGACGATGCCGCACAAGAGGAACCCGATCAAGAGCGAGCAGGTCTGCGGGCTCGCCAGGATCGTCAGGGCGATGGTCGAGCCGGCGTTGCAGAACAACACTCTCTGGGATGAGCGCGATCTCACCAACTCCTCCTGCGAACGGGTGGTCTTTCCCGAGGCATCGGTGCTCGCCGACCATATCCTCGCCCTGATGGTGAAGGTGCTGGAAGGGCTGACGATCCGCGAGGAGAACGTCAGGAAGAACCTGGACCTCCTCCACGGCGTCAACCTCGCCGAGTCGGTGATGATCGAGCTGACGAAGCGCGGCATGGGCCGGCAGGAGGCCCACGAGGCCGTCAGAGTCGCCAGCATGACTGCCCTCGCCGAGAGGCGGCCGATCGCCGGTGTGCTCGGGGAGGACCCGGCGGTCGCCGCCGTCCTTGACGGTGCAGAGATCGCCGCCCTCCTCGACCCGGAGAATTATATCGGGACGGCGGTGGAGCAGGTCGAGCGGGTGATCGCGAAACTCGCGCCGCTCGCGGCCTGA
- a CDS encoding nuclear transport factor 2 family protein codes for MFLSDKTREAVVRTMYAYAAAYNRKDADGVMELMAPEIIAIGCGQDEWAEGPEQVRAGMERDFAQCDTVSVEYGDLRIAADGIIAWVAAPFEITAIAGGKMQALRGRMTAVLMNTWDGWRFVQMHFSLPAAGQEEGQSFPAQG; via the coding sequence ATGTTTCTCAGCGACAAGACGCGGGAGGCCGTCGTCAGGACGATGTACGCCTACGCCGCCGCATACAACAGGAAGGACGCCGACGGCGTCATGGAACTGATGGCGCCCGAGATCATTGCGATCGGGTGCGGACAGGACGAGTGGGCCGAAGGGCCCGAGCAGGTGCGGGCCGGCATGGAGCGGGATTTCGCGCAGTGCGATACCGTCTCAGTCGAGTACGGCGACCTGCGCATCGCCGCCGACGGGATCATCGCCTGGGTGGCGGCGCCCTTCGAGATCACGGCGATCGCCGGCGGGAAGATGCAGGCGCTCCGCGGCCGCATGACCGCCGTCCTGATGAACACCTGGGACGGCTGGCGCTTTGTCCAGATGCACTTCTCGCTCCCTGCCGCAGGTCAGGAAGAGGGGCAGTCGTTCCCGGCGCAGGGGTAA
- a CDS encoding EVE domain-containing protein gives MIRWLATSTRENADVVMRKEVWGVPKKDLNQINRIRPGDTLLLYVGHEVIDQDITLPPAILGCFEIVSSVYEDTDPIFTAPRKLGNEVFPLRFRLRTIAIFEPPVEFRPLIRDLRFITEKTQWPEHIGGQSMRAINEEDHAFIMRAARTPRD, from the coding sequence ATGATCCGCTGGCTCGCCACCTCCACCCGTGAGAATGCAGACGTCGTAATGCGAAAGGAGGTCTGGGGCGTCCCAAAGAAGGACCTCAACCAGATCAACAGGATCAGGCCGGGCGACACGCTGCTCCTCTATGTCGGGCATGAGGTGATCGATCAGGACATCACCCTTCCCCCCGCGATCCTCGGGTGCTTCGAGATCGTCTCCAGCGTCTACGAGGACACAGACCCGATCTTCACCGCCCCCAGGAAACTCGGAAACGAGGTTTTTCCGCTACGGTTCAGACTGAGGACGATCGCGATCTTCGAGCCCCCGGTGGAGTTTCGGCCCCTCATCCGCGACCTGAGGTTCATCACGGAAAAAACGCAGTGGCCAGAGCATATCGGGGGACAGTCGATGCGGGCGATCAACGAGGAGGACCATGCATTTATCATGAGAGCGGCAAGGACGCCGCGGGACTGA